The proteins below are encoded in one region of Arthrobacter sp. CJ23:
- a CDS encoding Lrp/AsnC family transcriptional regulator produces MTIPNPRNFDSLDARIILALDKDPEASALALSRTLGVARNTVHARLSRLERSGALRSFSRRLDPAALGYDLMAFLSLAISQTRAGSVEDGLAAIPEVIEVHATTGDADLMARVVARGTADLYRITNQILEIEGIQRTSTAISVLELMPPRYDGLLSRLSEQESRPSD; encoded by the coding sequence ATGACCATCCCGAACCCCCGCAACTTCGATTCCCTGGACGCCAGGATCATCCTCGCCCTCGACAAGGACCCCGAGGCCAGCGCCCTGGCACTCTCGCGGACGCTCGGCGTCGCACGGAACACGGTCCATGCCCGGCTGTCACGCCTTGAACGCAGCGGCGCCCTCCGCTCCTTCAGCCGCAGGCTGGATCCCGCCGCGCTTGGATACGATCTGATGGCCTTCCTCTCGCTGGCGATCAGCCAGACCCGGGCGGGCTCGGTGGAAGACGGGCTCGCCGCGATTCCGGAGGTCATTGAGGTGCACGCCACCACCGGGGACGCGGACCTCATGGCCAGGGTGGTGGCACGCGGTACGGCCGATCTCTACCGCATCACCAACCAGATCCTGGAAATCGAGGGGATCCAGCGGACCAGCACGGCCATTTCCGTGCTGGAACTCATGCCGCCCCGCTACGACGGCCTCCTGAGCCGGCTGTCGGAGCAGGAAAGCCGCCCCTCGGACTGA
- the hisC gene encoding histidinol-phosphate transaminase produces the protein MTHDQLLTAPHTAFPTLRGAVAGLPPYVPGRRSAGMDVAALASNESHYEPLPAAAAAVAAAAGAMNRYPDSAAVELRERIARHLGVTAGEIAVGPGSVGVLQQIITGLCDPGDEVIFAWRSFEAYPILVELAGARPVRIPLDSAEGHDLDAMAAAVTERTKVILLCTPNNPTGVPISHKRIEAFLQSVRSDVLVVIDEAYVEYAEAGSGPDSLALYRQYPNVCILRTFSKAYGLAGLRVGYAVAAPDIAEGLRRTAIPFSVTALAQKAAIASLDAGTEMDARVAVVKKERARMAAQLEAQGWKLQPSQGNFLWIRADDELRERLVDAFDRADILVRAYQGDGIRITVADPASNDRVLRLLEAHAA, from the coding sequence ATGACCCATGATCAGCTCCTGACCGCACCGCACACCGCGTTCCCCACCCTTCGTGGCGCTGTGGCCGGCCTCCCGCCCTACGTCCCGGGCCGGCGCAGCGCCGGCATGGACGTTGCAGCCCTGGCCAGCAACGAAAGCCACTACGAACCACTGCCCGCCGCCGCCGCCGCGGTGGCCGCAGCGGCCGGTGCGATGAACCGCTACCCTGACAGTGCCGCCGTCGAACTCCGCGAACGGATCGCCCGCCACCTCGGCGTCACGGCCGGAGAGATCGCCGTGGGACCCGGCAGCGTCGGCGTCCTCCAGCAGATCATCACCGGCCTTTGCGACCCAGGGGATGAGGTGATCTTCGCGTGGCGCTCCTTCGAGGCCTACCCCATCCTGGTTGAGCTGGCAGGCGCCCGGCCGGTCCGCATCCCGCTGGACAGCGCTGAGGGCCACGACCTTGACGCCATGGCCGCCGCCGTCACCGAACGGACCAAGGTCATCCTGCTCTGCACCCCCAACAATCCCACCGGCGTGCCGATCAGCCACAAACGCATCGAGGCCTTCCTGCAATCCGTCCGCTCCGACGTCCTCGTAGTGATCGACGAGGCCTACGTGGAATACGCCGAAGCCGGCAGCGGCCCCGATTCCCTGGCCCTCTACCGCCAGTACCCGAACGTCTGCATCCTGCGCACCTTCTCCAAGGCCTACGGGCTCGCCGGCCTGCGCGTGGGATACGCCGTGGCGGCGCCGGACATCGCTGAGGGACTGCGACGGACCGCCATCCCCTTCTCCGTGACCGCGCTGGCCCAGAAGGCCGCGATCGCTTCGCTGGACGCCGGGACGGAGATGGACGCGCGTGTAGCCGTCGTCAAGAAGGAGCGCGCACGGATGGCCGCCCAGCTGGAAGCCCAGGGCTGGAAACTGCAGCCGAGCCAGGGCAACTTCCTCTGGATCCGTGCGGACGACGAGCTCCGGGAAAGGCTTGTCGACGCGTTTGACCGCGCGGACATCCTGGTCCGCGCATACCAAGGAGACGGCATCCGGATCACCGTTGCTGACCCCGCCTCCAACGATCGTGTGCTCCGGCTTTTGGAAGCCCACGCAGCCTGA
- a CDS encoding amino acid permease — MEQQTMTSGRALGAALKPRQLTMMGLGSAIGAGLFIGSGAGIQAAGPAVLISYLVAGTLIILVMWALGEMAAANPDSGAFSVYTAKAYGPVAGATVGWLWWLQLVVVIAAEALGAAGLLSTIFPALPVWLMAFVFIVVLTAVNLTSVKNFGEFEFWFALLKVVAIVGFLLVGAALLFGWLPGVQSPGLANFTGGGFAPNGLAGIATALFVVAFAFGGTEIVSVAAAETEEPARSVRKAVRTVLWRILVFYIGAIFVIAAVVPVGSAGLKSPFAAVLEAAGMPGAATAITLVAVAALLSALNANLYGASRMAFSLAERGEAPRVLASLSKGRVPVVAVLASVSFGVVTAVLEVAFPDKVLPVLLNIVGSTSLLVWTSALLAQLALRVRADREGTVLPLRMAGFPWLTGLGLLILAAIFVVGLIGEDSRPQLLSTFGLVAVLALANCLHHRSVKAQDRTGPPVRVESSERVEDPALVD; from the coding sequence ATGGAACAACAGACAATGACGTCTGGCCGCGCACTGGGCGCCGCACTCAAACCCCGCCAGCTCACCATGATGGGGCTCGGAAGCGCCATCGGCGCGGGCCTCTTCATCGGCTCAGGCGCCGGCATCCAGGCCGCCGGCCCGGCCGTGCTGATCTCCTACCTCGTCGCCGGCACCCTCATCATCCTCGTGATGTGGGCCCTCGGTGAGATGGCCGCCGCCAATCCGGACAGCGGCGCCTTCTCCGTCTACACCGCCAAGGCCTACGGGCCGGTGGCCGGCGCCACCGTGGGCTGGCTCTGGTGGCTGCAGCTCGTGGTGGTCATCGCAGCGGAAGCCCTCGGCGCGGCAGGCCTGCTTTCCACCATCTTCCCCGCCCTGCCGGTGTGGCTGATGGCCTTCGTGTTCATCGTGGTACTCACAGCCGTGAACCTCACCAGTGTGAAGAACTTCGGTGAGTTCGAGTTCTGGTTCGCCCTGCTCAAGGTGGTAGCAATCGTCGGGTTCCTCTTGGTCGGCGCTGCCCTGCTCTTTGGCTGGCTGCCGGGCGTCCAGTCGCCGGGCCTGGCCAACTTCACCGGAGGCGGATTCGCGCCCAACGGTCTCGCCGGGATCGCCACGGCACTCTTCGTGGTGGCGTTCGCGTTCGGCGGCACCGAGATCGTGTCCGTGGCGGCAGCTGAGACCGAGGAGCCGGCCCGCAGCGTGCGGAAAGCAGTCCGGACGGTGCTGTGGCGCATCCTGGTCTTCTACATTGGTGCGATCTTCGTTATCGCGGCGGTGGTTCCCGTGGGTTCGGCTGGGCTAAAGAGCCCGTTTGCCGCCGTGTTGGAGGCTGCCGGCATGCCCGGGGCGGCCACCGCCATCACCCTGGTGGCCGTGGCGGCACTGCTCTCCGCCCTCAACGCCAACCTCTACGGCGCCTCCCGGATGGCGTTCTCGCTCGCCGAGCGTGGCGAAGCGCCGCGCGTCCTTGCTTCCCTGTCGAAGGGCCGGGTTCCGGTGGTTGCCGTGCTGGCCAGCGTCTCCTTCGGCGTCGTCACGGCCGTTCTCGAGGTAGCCTTCCCGGACAAGGTCCTTCCCGTCCTGCTCAACATTGTGGGCTCGACGTCCCTGTTGGTGTGGACCTCCGCCCTCCTCGCCCAGCTCGCGCTGCGCGTCCGCGCGGATCGCGAGGGAACGGTGCTTCCCCTGCGGATGGCGGGCTTCCCCTGGCTCACGGGCCTTGGGCTGCTCATCCTCGCGGCGATCTTCGTCGTCGGCCTCATCGGCGAGGACTCCCGTCCCCAGCTCCTGAGCACCTTCGGGCTCGTGGCCGTCCTGGCGTTGGCTAACTGCTTGCACCACCGCTCCGTGAAGGCCCAGGACCGTACCGGGCCTCCGGTACGCGTTGAGTCTTCGGAGCGCGTCGAGGACCCGGCGCTGGTCGACTGA